A window of the Streptomyces sp. NBC_01351 genome harbors these coding sequences:
- a CDS encoding carbohydrate ABC transporter permease, with amino-acid sequence MSTRRAPRAWASKAAVNTVLIMLALYTLMPISWLLIAATKNRRDLFATNGFALGEFNLFSNIHEVFTHNDGIYGRWLLNTVLYAVVGSALSSLISVAAGYAFDKYAFAGKEKLFGVVLAGVLVPGAVLTLPMYLLASKAGITNTYWALLIPSLVNPFGVYLARVFSEGYVPYEVIEAARVDGAGEVRTFRKIALPMLAPGFMTLFLFSFTASWNNFYGALVMLNDKDLYPVNLGLHMWNISITESPEMYSLAITGSLIAVVPLVIAFLCLQRFWRSGLTAGAVK; translated from the coding sequence ATGAGCACGCGAAGGGCCCCCCGCGCCTGGGCCTCCAAGGCCGCCGTGAACACCGTACTGATCATGCTGGCGCTCTACACGCTGATGCCGATCAGCTGGCTGCTCATCGCCGCCACCAAGAACCGCCGCGACCTCTTCGCCACCAACGGCTTCGCCCTCGGCGAGTTCAACCTCTTCTCCAACATCCACGAGGTCTTCACCCACAACGACGGCATCTACGGACGCTGGCTGCTCAACACCGTCCTCTACGCCGTCGTCGGCTCCGCCCTCTCCTCGCTGATCTCCGTCGCCGCCGGATACGCCTTCGACAAGTACGCCTTCGCGGGCAAGGAGAAGCTCTTCGGCGTGGTGCTGGCGGGCGTCCTCGTCCCGGGTGCGGTCCTCACCCTCCCGATGTACCTGCTGGCCTCCAAGGCCGGGATCACCAACACCTACTGGGCGCTCCTGATCCCCTCCCTCGTCAACCCGTTCGGCGTCTACCTCGCCCGGGTCTTCTCCGAGGGCTACGTCCCGTACGAGGTCATCGAGGCGGCCAGGGTCGACGGCGCGGGCGAGGTACGGACCTTCCGCAAGATAGCCCTGCCGATGCTCGCCCCGGGATTCATGACGCTGTTCCTCTTCTCCTTCACCGCGAGCTGGAACAACTTCTACGGCGCGCTCGTCATGCTGAACGACAAGGACCTCTACCCGGTCAACCTCGGCCTGCACATGTGGAACATCTCGATCACCGAGAGCCCCGAGATGTACTCCCTCGCCATCACCGGCTCGCTCATCGCCGTGGTGCCGCTGGTCATCGCCTTCCTCTGCCTCCAGCGCTTCTGGCGCTCGGGCCTGACCGCGGGCGCGGTGAAGTAG
- a CDS encoding alpha-L-fucosidase, translating to MTTRPTPAQLAWQRDGFGLFLHFGVNTFHGREWSDGTLDPAGFDPSALDARQWARTAVEAGARYVVLTAKHHDGFCLWPTATTTYSVASSPWRNGRGDVVAELAEACREEGLGLGLYLSPWDRNAACYEETEAYDAFYLRQLTELCTRYGPLYELWFDGAGSEGRTYDWDAVTAVIAEHQPDAMVFNMGRPTIRWVGNEDGLASDPCRYTVDSTGISIYDDGATALGATRYLPPECDVPIRRHWFWQPDDLHTLKSREHLLAVWYRSVGLGAGLLLGVPPDRSGRIDPADRARLLELGAELDRRFARPAPATLAAGPDGALVARFTRPLLLDHLELAEDLTDGQLVTYHQVFADGELIASGHSVGIRRIHAFPPVEVTRLTLRLTGADGARLTGVRGFHTGHSVTPEPEDQPDAGAQKFGADVH from the coding sequence ATGACCACCCGGCCCACGCCCGCACAACTCGCCTGGCAGCGGGACGGCTTCGGGCTCTTCCTGCACTTCGGCGTCAACACCTTCCACGGCCGCGAGTGGAGCGACGGCACCCTCGACCCGGCCGGCTTCGACCCCTCCGCGCTCGATGCCCGCCAGTGGGCGCGCACCGCCGTGGAGGCCGGCGCCAGGTACGTCGTGCTCACCGCGAAGCACCACGACGGGTTCTGCCTCTGGCCGACCGCCACCACCACGTACTCGGTCGCCTCGTCCCCCTGGCGCAACGGCCGGGGCGACGTGGTCGCCGAGCTCGCCGAAGCCTGCCGGGAGGAGGGTCTCGGCCTCGGCCTCTACCTCTCGCCGTGGGACCGCAACGCCGCCTGCTACGAGGAGACGGAAGCATACGACGCCTTCTACCTACGGCAGTTGACGGAACTGTGCACCCGGTACGGGCCGCTCTACGAGCTGTGGTTCGACGGCGCCGGCTCCGAGGGCCGGACCTACGACTGGGACGCCGTCACGGCCGTCATCGCCGAACACCAGCCGGACGCCATGGTGTTCAACATGGGCCGCCCGACGATCCGCTGGGTCGGCAACGAGGACGGTCTGGCATCCGACCCCTGCCGCTACACCGTCGACTCCACCGGGATCAGCATCTACGACGACGGCGCGACCGCCCTCGGCGCGACCCGATACCTGCCGCCTGAATGTGACGTCCCCATCCGCCGCCACTGGTTCTGGCAGCCGGACGACCTGCACACCCTCAAGAGCCGCGAGCACCTGCTGGCCGTCTGGTACCGCTCTGTCGGCCTCGGTGCCGGCCTGCTTCTGGGCGTACCGCCGGACCGCTCCGGCCGCATCGACCCGGCCGACCGGGCGCGGCTGCTCGAACTCGGCGCCGAACTCGACCGCCGGTTCGCGCGGCCCGCCCCGGCGACGCTGGCCGCCGGGCCGGACGGCGCGCTGGTGGCCCGGTTCACCAGGCCGCTCCTCCTCGACCACCTGGAGCTGGCCGAGGACCTGACGGACGGCCAACTCGTCACATACCACCAGGTGTTCGCGGACGGGGAGCTCATCGCGTCCGGCCACTCCGTGGGCATCCGCCGGATCCATGCCTTCCCGCCCGTGGAAGTCACCCGGCTGACCCTCCGCCTCACCGGCGCCGACGGCGCCCGCCTGACCGGGGTGCGCGGGTTCCACACCGGCCACAGCGTGACCCCCGAGCCGG
- a CDS encoding carbohydrate ABC transporter permease, with the protein MVAPVVYAGWMSVFREQSSGLGFGGVERTFVGLGNYSSVLGDPTFRASFLHVAAYCLVYIPVMIGGALGLALLVDSAYARAKRFFQLAFFLPHAVPGLIAAIIWIYLYTPGLSPVIDWIDGAGGSWNFFSPGHALSSMVNIAVWQWVGYNMVIFFAALQAVPREVIEAATVDGAGAWRIALGIKVPIIRSSVVMTILFTCVGAIQLFTEPKLLSDKAQTLGNDWSPTMYIVSKAFIDQDYAGAAAASLLLALVAGALSFVVTRIGKRWQES; encoded by the coding sequence ATGGTGGCGCCGGTCGTGTACGCGGGATGGATGAGCGTCTTCAGGGAGCAGTCCTCGGGGCTCGGGTTCGGCGGCGTCGAACGCACCTTCGTGGGCCTCGGCAACTACTCCTCCGTGCTCGGCGACCCGACGTTCCGGGCCTCCTTCCTGCACGTCGCCGCGTACTGCCTCGTCTACATCCCGGTGATGATCGGCGGGGCGCTGGGCCTGGCCCTGCTCGTGGACTCCGCCTACGCACGGGCCAAGCGCTTCTTCCAACTGGCCTTCTTCCTGCCGCACGCCGTGCCCGGACTGATCGCCGCGATCATCTGGATCTACCTCTACACCCCCGGGCTCAGCCCCGTGATCGACTGGATCGACGGCGCGGGCGGCAGCTGGAACTTCTTCTCACCCGGCCACGCCCTCTCCTCGATGGTCAACATCGCCGTCTGGCAGTGGGTCGGCTACAACATGGTGATCTTCTTCGCCGCGTTGCAGGCCGTACCGCGCGAGGTCATCGAGGCCGCCACCGTCGACGGCGCCGGCGCCTGGCGCATCGCCCTCGGCATCAAGGTCCCGATCATCCGCTCCTCGGTGGTCATGACCATCCTGTTCACCTGCGTCGGGGCCATCCAGCTCTTCACCGAGCCCAAGCTGCTCTCCGACAAGGCCCAGACCCTCGGCAACGACTGGTCGCCCACCATGTACATCGTCAGCAAGGCGTTCATCGACCAGGACTACGCCGGTGCGGCCGCGGCCTCGCTGCTGCTCGCACTCGTGGCCGGGGCACTGTCCTTCGTGGTCACCCGGATAGGGAAGCGGTGGCAGGAATCATGA
- a CDS encoding family 2B encapsulin nanocompartment shell protein, with amino-acid sequence MTVDTSPEAQLEPPQQSSLSTAAARNLASTTKSAPQMQEITSRWLLRMLPWVETKGGAYRVNRRLSYTVGDGRIDFVQDGAAVRVIPRELGELALLRGFEDEEVLTALAGRCVQRDFRAGEVLVERGTPAEQIHLIAHGRISQTSVGKYGDDVAVAVLADGDRFGENALLDGDAGWDYTATAETPGTLLTLSRADFAAVLNAAPGLQAHIREFSSLPQQRQNKHGEAEIAMSAGHTGEVELPGAFVDYELKPREYELSVAQTVLRVHTRVADLYNGPHNQTEEQLRLTIEALRERQEHELVNNREFGLLHNADFKQRIQTHSGPPTPDDLDELLCRRRGTKLFLAHPKTIAAVGRELNARGLYPDHVDVGGQSVPAWRGVPILPCNKIPISKDNTSSIIAMRTGEDNQGVIGLRQTGLPEEYEPGLSVRFMGINEQAIISYLVSTYYSAAILVPDALGVLENVQIARRRD; translated from the coding sequence ATGACCGTTGACACCAGTCCCGAAGCACAGCTGGAGCCACCCCAGCAATCCAGCCTGAGCACGGCTGCTGCCCGCAACCTTGCCAGCACGACCAAGTCCGCCCCGCAGATGCAGGAGATCACCTCTCGCTGGCTGCTGCGGATGCTCCCCTGGGTGGAGACCAAGGGCGGCGCCTACCGGGTGAACCGCCGACTCAGCTACACCGTCGGCGACGGGCGCATCGATTTCGTCCAGGACGGTGCCGCGGTTCGCGTGATCCCCCGCGAGCTCGGCGAACTGGCGCTGCTGCGCGGCTTCGAGGACGAGGAGGTGCTGACCGCGCTCGCCGGACGGTGCGTTCAGCGCGACTTCCGTGCCGGCGAGGTGCTGGTCGAACGCGGTACGCCCGCCGAGCAGATCCACCTGATCGCCCACGGCCGGATCAGCCAGACGTCCGTCGGCAAGTACGGCGACGACGTCGCCGTCGCCGTACTCGCCGACGGCGACCGGTTCGGTGAGAACGCCCTGTTGGACGGTGACGCCGGCTGGGACTACACCGCCACCGCCGAAACCCCCGGCACCCTGCTCACCCTGTCCCGCGCGGACTTCGCCGCCGTACTGAACGCGGCCCCGGGCCTCCAGGCCCACATCCGGGAGTTCAGCTCGCTTCCCCAGCAGCGGCAGAACAAGCACGGCGAGGCCGAGATCGCGATGTCGGCCGGCCATACCGGCGAGGTCGAGCTGCCCGGCGCCTTCGTCGACTACGAACTGAAGCCGCGCGAGTACGAACTCTCCGTCGCGCAGACCGTTCTGCGGGTCCACACGAGGGTCGCCGACCTCTACAACGGGCCGCACAACCAGACCGAGGAGCAGCTCAGGCTCACCATCGAGGCACTGCGCGAGCGGCAGGAGCACGAGCTCGTCAACAACCGGGAGTTCGGCCTGCTCCACAACGCCGACTTCAAGCAGCGGATCCAGACCCACTCCGGCCCGCCCACCCCGGACGACCTCGACGAGCTGCTCTGCCGCCGCCGGGGCACCAAACTCTTCCTCGCCCACCCCAAGACGATCGCGGCGGTTGGGCGGGAGCTCAACGCACGGGGGCTCTACCCGGACCACGTCGACGTCGGCGGGCAGTCGGTCCCTGCCTGGCGCGGGGTTCCGATCCTGCCCTGCAACAAGATCCCCATCAGCAAGGACAACACCAGCTCGATCATCGCCATGCGAACCGGCGAGGACAACCAGGGCGTCATCGGTCTGCGCCAGACCGGTCTGCCGGAGGAGTACGAGCCGGGCCTGTCGGTGCGCTTCATGGGCATCAACGAGCAGGCGATCATCTCCTACCTGGTCAGCACCTACTACTCCGCCGCCATTCTGGTGCCCGACGCGCTCGGTGTGCTGGAGAACGTGCAGATCGCCCGCAGGCGCGACTAG
- a CDS encoding hydroxyacid dehydrogenase: MPVRRPRALLAMVPELLPRLLDDATARRLLAVAELDLEMVADDFGRPEVAAALAEAEILLTFWGSPAIDAAVLAAAPRLQAVVHAAGSVKHLVTEACWERGIAVSSAAQANSLPVAEYTVAMVLLSNKRVMQLRDEYRSVRGVEHAWHLRYGHAGNYRRTVGIVGASRIGRRVIELLRPYDLELALYDPYVSNDQAGALGVRSVGLDELCRISDVVSLHAPALPETRSMIDRRRLALMRDGATLINTARGSLVDSTALTEELATGRIQAVIDVTEPEVLPADSPLYDLPNVLLTPHIAGSLGNELHRMADSAIEEITRYASGLPFLHEVRREELDRTA, from the coding sequence ATGCCAGTTCGCCGCCCCCGGGCCCTGCTCGCGATGGTCCCCGAGCTTCTGCCCCGCCTGTTGGACGACGCCACCGCCCGCCGGCTCCTGGCCGTGGCCGAGCTCGATCTGGAGATGGTTGCCGACGACTTCGGCAGACCCGAAGTGGCGGCGGCCCTGGCGGAGGCCGAGATCCTGCTCACCTTCTGGGGATCCCCGGCCATCGACGCCGCTGTGCTCGCCGCCGCGCCCCGCCTCCAGGCGGTCGTGCACGCTGCCGGCTCCGTCAAGCACTTGGTCACCGAGGCCTGTTGGGAGCGAGGTATCGCCGTCTCCTCCGCCGCGCAGGCCAACTCGCTGCCGGTGGCCGAGTACACGGTGGCCATGGTGCTGCTCTCCAACAAGCGGGTGATGCAGCTCCGTGACGAGTACCGCAGCGTGCGCGGCGTCGAACACGCCTGGCACCTGCGGTACGGCCACGCGGGCAACTACCGCCGGACCGTCGGCATCGTCGGCGCCTCCCGGATCGGGCGGCGGGTGATCGAACTCTTGCGTCCGTACGATCTCGAACTCGCCCTCTACGACCCGTATGTGAGTAATGATCAGGCCGGGGCGCTCGGCGTGCGCAGCGTGGGCCTCGACGAGCTGTGCCGGATCTCCGACGTGGTCAGCCTGCACGCGCCGGCCCTGCCCGAGACCCGGTCGATGATCGACCGCCGACGGCTGGCGCTGATGCGCGACGGCGCCACCCTGATCAACACCGCCCGCGGTTCGCTCGTCGATTCGACGGCCCTCACCGAGGAGCTGGCCACCGGTCGGATCCAGGCGGTCATCGACGTGACCGAGCCGGAGGTGCTGCCGGCCGACTCCCCGCTGTACGACCTGCCGAACGTGCTGCTCACCCCGCACATCGCGGGTTCGCTCGGCAACGAACTGCACCGCATGGCCGATTCGGCGATCGAGGAGATCACCCGCTACGCCTCTGGCCTGCCCTTCCTCCACGAAGTCCGCCGCGAGGAGCTCGACCGCACGGCCTGA
- a CDS encoding ABC transporter substrate-binding protein, whose translation MKAQSLRAYGAVAAAVSLALLTSACAGSDSATSSAAKDDGKPVTITYWTWTSGAEAAAAAFNKTHTDIQVQFSQIPGGADGYSKISNAIKAGDAPDVATIEYSMVPEFASQGYLEDLTATSGKLVKESFPAGVQNLVTFGGKTWSVPFDATPQVYFYRKDLFEKYGVTVPKTWDEYRAAAEKIKAADPKARIGSFPTDTPLEAALSWQAGSKWFQIKDEAWKPEINDAPSQKVAAFWEGMLKDDLVFNHGAGTPEENKSKADGTSVSILGASWTAGGMISAMPDLKGKWGVAPVPHWGTPASGMYGGTSFAVTKGSKHTKAAAEFIKWVTTDPAAMEARIGALKNPSSALPANPAMAAVAAKAFDTSYFDGQDLYKLTGDQIPTIVPGWTWGPVWGKVNADFKDEAAKNGLANGLVKAQESAQAAIESRGLKLAK comes from the coding sequence ATGAAGGCTCAGTCCTTGCGTGCCTACGGCGCGGTGGCCGCAGCGGTGTCCCTCGCCCTGCTGACCTCCGCCTGCGCCGGCTCTGATTCCGCCACCTCGTCCGCCGCCAAGGACGACGGCAAGCCCGTCACCATCACGTACTGGACCTGGACCAGCGGCGCGGAGGCGGCGGCCGCCGCGTTCAACAAGACGCACACCGACATCCAGGTCCAGTTCTCCCAGATACCGGGTGGCGCGGACGGCTACAGCAAGATCAGCAACGCCATCAAGGCGGGCGACGCCCCCGACGTGGCGACCATCGAGTACAGCATGGTCCCGGAGTTCGCGAGCCAGGGTTACCTGGAGGACCTCACGGCCACCTCCGGCAAGCTGGTCAAGGAGAGCTTCCCCGCCGGCGTCCAGAACCTGGTGACCTTCGGCGGCAAGACCTGGTCGGTCCCCTTCGACGCCACCCCGCAGGTGTACTTCTACCGCAAGGACCTCTTCGAGAAGTACGGCGTGACCGTCCCGAAGACGTGGGACGAGTACCGTGCCGCGGCCGAGAAGATCAAGGCCGCCGACCCCAAGGCGCGCATCGGCTCCTTCCCGACCGACACCCCGCTGGAGGCGGCCCTCTCCTGGCAGGCCGGCTCCAAGTGGTTCCAGATCAAGGACGAGGCCTGGAAGCCCGAGATCAACGACGCACCTTCCCAGAAGGTCGCGGCCTTCTGGGAGGGCATGCTCAAGGACGACCTCGTCTTCAACCACGGCGCCGGCACGCCGGAGGAGAACAAGTCCAAGGCCGACGGCACGTCCGTCAGCATCCTCGGCGCCTCGTGGACCGCCGGCGGCATGATCTCCGCCATGCCCGACCTCAAGGGCAAGTGGGGCGTCGCCCCCGTCCCCCACTGGGGCACTCCGGCCAGCGGGATGTACGGCGGCACCAGCTTCGCCGTGACCAAGGGCAGCAAGCACACCAAGGCCGCCGCCGAGTTCATCAAGTGGGTGACCACGGACCCGGCCGCCATGGAGGCCCGGATCGGCGCCCTGAAGAACCCGAGCAGCGCCCTGCCCGCGAACCCGGCGATGGCCGCGGTGGCGGCGAAGGCCTTCGACACCTCCTACTTCGACGGCCAGGACCTCTACAAGCTGACCGGCGACCAGATCCCCACCATCGTCCCCGGATGGACCTGGGGCCCGGTCTGGGGCAAGGTCAACGCCGACTTCAAGGACGAGGCGGCCAAGAACGGCCTGGCCAACGGGCTGGTGAAGGCCCAGGAATCGGCCCAGGCGGCGATCGAGAGCCGCGGTCTCAAGCTCGCCAAGTGA
- a CDS encoding family 2 encapsulin nanocompartment cargo protein terpene cyclase, giving the protein MPDPGPSPLQSSLPAAAARFGADVLANALAHAPSQAQDQAQDPARAAGVLPSAPTLPFGRGPAAGDVPVDAPVEALVPDQGPGPALERILRGPSGLGTAGLSLARRTEPSTPPAPGAPLAAAAPVAGNPIPGLYHHPVPEPDPVRVEEVSRRIKAWALDEVELYPEDWEDQFDGFSVGRYMVACHPDAPTIDHLMIATRLMVAENAVDDCYCEDHGGSPIGLGGRLLLAHTALDHLHTTKEYQPQWAESLHADAPRRAYRSAMEYFVQQSTASQADRYRHDMARLHMGYLAEAAWAQTDHVPEVWEYLAMRQFNNFRPCPTITDTVGGYELPADLHAQPAMQRVLALAGNATTIVNDLYSYTKELAAPGKHLNLPVVIAEREGVSDREAYLKAVEVHNDLMHDFESEAAALAVACPTPSVLRFLRGVAVWVDGNHYWHQTNTYRYSLPDFW; this is encoded by the coding sequence ATGCCCGATCCTGGGCCTTCCCCTCTGCAGTCGAGCCTGCCCGCCGCCGCGGCCCGCTTCGGGGCCGACGTCCTCGCCAACGCCCTCGCCCATGCCCCGTCGCAGGCCCAGGACCAGGCCCAGGACCCGGCCCGCGCCGCCGGAGTCCTGCCGTCCGCGCCGACCCTGCCCTTCGGCCGGGGCCCCGCCGCGGGGGACGTCCCGGTGGACGCACCCGTGGAGGCCCTCGTACCGGATCAGGGTCCCGGTCCTGCCCTGGAGCGGATCCTCCGCGGCCCCAGTGGCCTGGGTACGGCAGGGCTGAGCCTGGCCCGGCGCACGGAGCCGTCGACGCCCCCGGCACCCGGCGCGCCGCTCGCCGCCGCGGCGCCGGTGGCCGGCAATCCGATCCCGGGCCTCTACCACCACCCGGTCCCCGAGCCCGACCCGGTGCGGGTGGAGGAGGTCAGCCGCAGGATCAAGGCCTGGGCACTGGACGAGGTCGAGCTGTACCCCGAGGACTGGGAGGACCAGTTCGACGGCTTCTCCGTCGGGCGCTACATGGTCGCCTGCCATCCGGACGCTCCGACCATCGACCACCTGATGATCGCCACACGTCTGATGGTCGCCGAGAACGCGGTCGACGACTGCTACTGCGAGGACCACGGGGGTTCGCCGATCGGACTGGGCGGACGCCTCCTGCTGGCGCACACCGCCCTCGACCACCTGCACACGACGAAGGAGTACCAGCCGCAGTGGGCCGAGTCGCTGCACGCGGACGCCCCGCGGCGCGCCTACCGCTCCGCCATGGAGTACTTCGTCCAGCAGTCCACCGCCTCCCAGGCCGACCGCTACCGCCACGACATGGCCCGCCTGCACATGGGCTACCTCGCCGAGGCGGCCTGGGCCCAGACGGACCACGTGCCCGAGGTGTGGGAGTACCTGGCCATGCGCCAGTTCAACAACTTCCGCCCCTGCCCCACCATCACCGACACCGTCGGCGGCTACGAACTGCCGGCGGACCTGCACGCGCAACCCGCCATGCAACGGGTCCTCGCGCTCGCGGGCAACGCCACGACCATCGTCAACGACCTGTACTCGTACACGAAGGAACTGGCCGCCCCGGGCAAGCACCTGAACCTGCCCGTGGTGATCGCCGAACGTGAGGGAGTCTCCGACCGGGAGGCCTACCTGAAGGCGGTCGAGGTCCACAACGACCTCATGCACGACTTCGAATCCGAAGCCGCCGCCCTCGCCGTCGCCTGCCCCACCCCCAGCGTGCTGCGCTTCCTGCGGGGAGTGGCCGTGTGGGTCGACGGCAACCACTACTGGCACCAGACCAACACCTACCGATACAGCCTGCCCGACTTCTGGTAA
- a CDS encoding geranyl diphosphate 2-C-methyltransferase, with amino-acid sequence MTSTDLSTFIPAPATAYQGDIARYWDHEARPVNLRLGDVDGLYHHHYGIGDVDHEALGDSEDSAYEKKLIAELHRLESAQAELLLDHLGPIGRDDTLVDAGCGRGGSMVMAHQRFGCKVEGVTLSAKQADFGNNRARELGIGDHVRARVCNMLNTPFETGQAAGSWNNESSMYVDLHDLFAEHSRVLSVGGRYVTITGCWNPRYGQPSKWVSQINAHFECNIHSRREYLRAMADNRLVPQAVIDLTPETLPYWELRATSSLVTGIEEAFINSYKDGSFQYVLIAADRV; translated from the coding sequence ATGACGAGCACCGATCTCTCCACATTCATCCCCGCCCCGGCCACGGCCTACCAGGGAGACATCGCCCGCTACTGGGACCACGAGGCCCGGCCCGTGAACCTGCGTCTCGGTGACGTCGACGGCCTGTACCACCACCACTACGGCATCGGCGACGTCGACCACGAGGCCCTCGGCGACTCCGAGGACAGCGCTTACGAGAAGAAGCTGATCGCGGAACTCCACCGCCTGGAGTCGGCGCAGGCCGAACTGCTCCTGGACCACCTCGGCCCGATCGGACGCGACGACACCCTCGTCGACGCCGGGTGCGGCCGCGGCGGCTCGATGGTCATGGCCCACCAGCGCTTCGGGTGCAAGGTCGAGGGCGTCACCCTGTCCGCCAAGCAGGCCGATTTCGGAAACAACCGCGCCCGCGAACTCGGCATCGGGGACCACGTCCGCGCCCGCGTCTGCAACATGCTCAACACGCCCTTCGAGACCGGTCAGGCCGCGGGCTCGTGGAACAACGAGTCGAGCATGTACGTCGACCTGCACGACCTCTTCGCCGAGCACTCCCGCGTGCTCTCGGTCGGCGGCCGCTACGTGACCATCACCGGCTGCTGGAACCCGCGTTACGGCCAGCCCTCGAAGTGGGTCTCGCAGATCAACGCGCACTTCGAGTGCAACATCCACTCGCGCCGGGAGTACCTGCGGGCCATGGCGGACAACCGTCTCGTACCGCAGGCCGTGATCGACCTGACTCCGGAGACCCTGCCCTACTGGGAGCTGCGGGCCACGTCCTCCCTGGTCACCGGAATCGAGGAGGCGTTCATCAACTCCTACAAGGACGGATCGTTCCAGTACGTCCTGATCGCGGCCGACCGCGTCTGA
- a CDS encoding MFS transporter, protein MDGDRQGWRQCALSGMVFAVCMAGTTLPTPLYGLYQEKFGFSELTVTVVYAVYAFGVIGVLLLAGNASDTVGRRPVLLAGLGFAAASAVCFLCATGLGWLYAGRLLSGLSAGLFTGAATAYVMELAPAGGASRATFVATAANMGGLGCGPLLAGVLAQYAAWPLYLPFLVHLALIAGSVVVLLLLPETVRGRRPWSAVRPQRPGLPVQVRAVFAPAAIASFVGFALFGVFTSVSPAFLAQSLDVHNHAVSGLIVALAFFASTAGQLAVGRVGVGRSLPLGCVALFTGLALLAGALWWDLLPLVVLSALVGGAGQGLAFRGALAAVAGASPPDRRAAVISTLFVAAYTGISVPVIGVGLLVGPIGLEGAGLVFIACMAALVATAFGYLLRRPVRAGV, encoded by the coding sequence ATGGACGGTGATCGCCAAGGATGGCGTCAGTGCGCGCTCAGCGGGATGGTGTTCGCCGTGTGCATGGCCGGCACCACACTGCCGACCCCCCTCTACGGCCTGTACCAGGAGAAGTTCGGGTTCTCCGAGCTGACGGTGACCGTCGTGTACGCCGTGTACGCCTTCGGGGTGATCGGCGTGCTGCTGCTGGCGGGCAACGCCTCCGACACCGTGGGCCGCAGGCCGGTGCTGCTGGCGGGTCTGGGTTTCGCGGCGGCCAGCGCCGTCTGCTTCCTCTGCGCCACCGGGCTCGGCTGGCTGTACGCGGGGCGGTTGCTCTCGGGGCTGTCGGCCGGCCTGTTCACAGGAGCCGCCACGGCGTACGTCATGGAACTGGCACCGGCGGGCGGCGCCTCCCGGGCCACCTTCGTGGCGACCGCCGCCAACATGGGCGGGCTCGGCTGCGGTCCGCTGCTCGCAGGCGTGCTCGCCCAGTACGCCGCGTGGCCGCTCTACCTGCCGTTCCTCGTCCACCTGGCCCTGATCGCCGGCTCGGTTGTCGTCCTGCTGCTGCTTCCCGAGACCGTGCGGGGGCGGCGGCCGTGGAGCGCCGTACGCCCGCAGCGGCCCGGCCTGCCCGTCCAGGTGCGGGCGGTGTTCGCGCCGGCGGCGATCGCCTCGTTCGTGGGGTTCGCGCTGTTCGGGGTGTTCACCTCGGTGAGCCCCGCGTTCCTCGCGCAGTCCCTGGACGTCCACAACCACGCGGTGAGCGGGCTGATCGTCGCGCTCGCCTTCTTCGCCTCGACGGCCGGGCAGCTGGCCGTCGGCCGGGTCGGGGTGGGCCGGTCGCTGCCCCTGGGCTGTGTGGCGCTCTTCACCGGGCTGGCGCTGCTCGCGGGGGCGCTGTGGTGGGACCTGCTGCCGCTGGTGGTGCTGAGCGCCCTGGTCGGCGGCGCCGGGCAGGGTCTGGCGTTCCGCGGGGCCCTGGCCGCCGTGGCCGGGGCCTCTCCCCCGGACCGGCGCGCGGCGGTGATCTCGACCCTGTTCGTGGCGGCGTACACCGGCATCTCGGTCCCGGTGATCGGCGTCGGCCTGCTGGTGGGCCCGATCGGGCTGGAGGGCGCGGGGCTGGTGTTCATCGCCTGCATGGCGGCCCTGGTCGCCACCGCGTTCGGCTACCTGCTCCGGCGGCCGGTGCGGGCGGGCGTGTGA
- a CDS encoding DUF6213 family protein, with product MIQVTIPLIPTAQGGPLIPSDQVTALLRRIAVDWVHSVEAGEMAADAATVHNLAEVLSELADSIDVECIAFTSVPDRNRRTWE from the coding sequence ATGATCCAGGTGACCATACCGCTCATCCCCACCGCACAGGGTGGCCCGCTGATCCCCTCAGACCAGGTCACCGCCCTACTGCGACGGATCGCGGTCGACTGGGTGCACTCGGTGGAGGCAGGCGAAATGGCAGCCGACGCCGCGACCGTGCACAACCTGGCCGAGGTGCTGAGCGAGCTCGCCGACAGCATCGACGTCGAATGCATCGCGTTCACCTCCGTACCGGACCGCAATCGGCGCACGTGGGAATGA